A part of Streptococcus porcinus genomic DNA contains:
- the gap gene encoding type I glyceraldehyde-3-phosphate dehydrogenase: protein MVVKVGINGFGRIGRLAFRRIQNVEGVEVTRINDLTDPNMLAHLLKYDTTQGRFDGTVEVKDGGFEVNGNFIKVSAEKDPENIDWATDGVEIVLEATGFFAKKAAAEKHLHANGAKKVVITAPGGDDVKTVVFNTNHDILDGSETVISGASCTTNCLAPMAKALQDNFGVKQGLMTTIHAYTGDQMVLDGPHRGGDLRRARAAAANIVPNSTGAAKAIGLVIPELNGKLDGAAQRVPVPTGSVTELVAVLEKETSVEEINAAMKAAANDSYGYTEDPIVSSDIVGMAYGSLFDATQTKVQSVDGHQLVKVVSWYDNEMSYTAQLVRTLEYFAKIAK, encoded by the coding sequence ATGGTAGTTAAAGTTGGTATTAACGGTTTCGGTCGTATCGGACGTCTTGCATTCCGTCGTATTCAAAACGTTGAAGGTGTTGAAGTAACTCGTATTAACGATCTTACAGACCCTAACATGCTTGCACATTTATTGAAATATGATACAACTCAAGGTCGTTTCGATGGAACAGTTGAAGTTAAAGATGGTGGATTTGAAGTAAACGGAAACTTCATTAAAGTTTCTGCAGAAAAAGATCCAGAAAACATTGACTGGGCAACTGATGGTGTTGAAATCGTTCTTGAAGCAACTGGTTTCTTTGCTAAAAAAGCAGCTGCTGAAAAACATTTACATGCTAATGGCGCTAAAAAAGTTGTTATCACAGCTCCTGGTGGAGACGATGTTAAAACTGTTGTATTTAACACAAACCATGATATCCTTGATGGATCTGAAACAGTTATCTCTGGTGCTTCATGTACTACAAACTGCTTAGCACCAATGGCTAAAGCTTTACAAGATAACTTTGGTGTAAAACAAGGTTTAATGACAACTATCCATGCTTACACTGGTGACCAAATGGTTCTTGACGGACCACACCGTGGTGGTGACCTTCGTCGTGCTCGTGCTGCTGCAGCTAACATTGTACCAAACTCAACTGGTGCTGCTAAGGCAATCGGTCTTGTTATTCCTGAATTAAATGGTAAACTTGACGGTGCTGCACAACGTGTTCCTGTTCCAACTGGTTCTGTTACTGAGTTGGTAGCTGTTCTTGAAAAAGAAACTTCAGTAGAAGAAATTAATGCAGCTATGAAAGCAGCAGCTAACGATTCTTATGGTTATACCGAAGATCCAATTGTGTCTTCAGATATCGTTGGTATGGCTTACGGTTCATTGTTTGATGCTACTCAAACTAAAGTACAATCTGTTGATGGACACCAATTAGTTAAAGTTGTTTCATGGTATGATAACGAAATGTCATATACTGCTCAACTTGTACGTACTCTTGAGTACTTTGCAAAAATTGCTAAATAA
- a CDS encoding DNA recombination protein RmuC: protein MGIIIVVLYQKVQSLEAQFQKTLESNADNLSDQLSYQLESYSKNQIIEVSSLLNRNQTDLYQQLNDLKTVLYHNLSESRDRSDQRLELIDKNLSRSVKQMQDSNEKRLEEMRQTVEEKLEETLNKRLQVSFETVSKQLENVNLGLGEMRTVAKDVGTLNKVLSNTKTRGILGELQLGQIIEDILTVQQYEKEFSPIRGSSERVEYAIKLPGQNEGEYVYLPIDSKFPLEDYYRLEDAYESGDKEQIEQTRKALLAAIKRFAKDVNKKYIKPPETTNFGILFLPTEGLYSEVVRSAAFFDALRREDNIVVAGPSTLSALLNSLSVGFKTLNIQKNADDISKILGNVKSEFEKFGTILVKAQKQISTANSTLDNLISTRSKAIVRALTKVETYQDKDTEALLNIPDIEEDTYEN, encoded by the coding sequence ATGGGGATTATTATTGTCGTTCTTTATCAGAAGGTTCAGTCCTTAGAAGCTCAATTTCAAAAGACTTTGGAAAGCAATGCTGACAATCTGTCAGATCAATTATCTTATCAATTAGAAAGTTATAGTAAAAATCAGATTATTGAAGTCAGTTCCTTGTTGAACCGCAATCAAACAGACCTTTATCAACAACTTAATGATTTAAAGACAGTTTTATATCATAATTTATCAGAGAGTCGTGATCGTAGTGATCAGAGGCTAGAATTGATTGATAAGAATCTTTCACGATCCGTCAAGCAAATGCAGGACTCCAACGAGAAACGCCTGGAAGAGATGCGTCAGACTGTGGAAGAAAAGTTAGAAGAAACTTTAAATAAACGTCTACAAGTTTCTTTTGAAACAGTGTCTAAACAATTGGAAAATGTCAATCTTGGTTTAGGTGAGATGCGCACAGTTGCTAAAGATGTCGGTACCTTAAATAAAGTGCTATCTAACACTAAAACACGCGGTATTTTAGGGGAACTTCAATTAGGACAGATTATTGAAGACATTCTAACAGTTCAACAGTATGAAAAAGAGTTCTCCCCCATCAGAGGCTCTAGTGAACGCGTTGAGTATGCCATCAAACTTCCTGGTCAAAACGAAGGAGAGTATGTTTATCTTCCGATTGATTCCAAGTTTCCCTTGGAAGACTATTATCGTTTAGAAGATGCCTATGAATCTGGAGACAAAGAACAGATTGAACAGACTCGTAAAGCCTTGCTTGCTGCTATTAAACGTTTTGCTAAAGATGTTAATAAGAAATACATTAAGCCACCTGAAACAACCAACTTTGGAATTCTCTTCTTACCGACTGAAGGTCTCTACTCAGAAGTGGTTCGCAGCGCAGCCTTTTTTGATGCACTTCGAAGGGAAGATAATATCGTTGTGGCAGGTCCATCTACCTTATCGGCTCTGCTTAATTCTCTATCGGTAGGTTTTAAAACCCTAAATATTCAAAAAAATGCGGATGATATTAGCAAAATTTTAGGCAATGTTAAAAGTGAGTTTGAAAAGTTTGGAACTATTTTAGTCAAGGCGCAAAAACAAATTTCGACAGCAAACTCAACGTTAGACAACTTAATTTCAACACGCAGTAAGGCCATTGTTAGAGCTTTGACAAAAGTCGAAACTTATCAAGATAAGGATACTGAAGCTTTGCTTAATATACCTGATATAGAAGAGGATACCTATGAAAATTAA
- a CDS encoding SEC10/PgrA surface exclusion domain-containing protein, producing MEFETNKSKQLKNTIALTSTLALLGAGVGVQQQVKAEEYTDQTTPNTGASDPSSPKATAEETKKSLDAKEAKLEKQSSELDSVNTDIKTTNEQIAALEADRQAKEEELAKAKQTLETVSSASETEFKALVDKHKEEIAKTESQIQVAQATETQIAKQVNAQTSEVTAATNEAKRLVERAAVAKKQVTDLNNLVNKPKTIATQAENATKAVQTATADLAKAQNNLTNVTSTTKTQLSNELTSNQKSLESKKAELAKVQSTAGNTTVNILGANKMVAPTGFPITEIKKLVSSGYIGSQSYVNAYNSMKSTLVAKASPGASMNHYVDIAKDLNRFVNPDKLTPEVQNELALFAAAMINSVRQQLGLPPVVVSEGAQAFVRTLTTSYKATHGTRVPSFNYGQPGVAGHYGVGPHDKTLIERAATSVGLIPNDDNMYEDIGFFNDVHTVNGIKRSIYNTIKYMLFTDHLDGNTFGHTVNLLRVDKSNPRAAVHLGVSTETVAGLGTHFVVFPATNIRNASLFNQKLVSGSSVVAIDVAKVSSLKTSIANITNKINSLKGRLAQVSSEAPVKAAQNQVNLKKSQLTAAKALSASLSAQLAKLNQSKDELSKQLKVAQGNQVDIKAKLDKALGQLSNKKVDLHRLEAKQKALKAQVTSLVAKKVELKKVLDLNLDPNRKELAKQRFNAAQNGLKQTTASLAEKNKQLVELTSLKDKLETEIHTTSRHVFALKEHLKKQLADEAMIMAKEFKSDSNSVLAPAALLADVASKVEETASNFVAKTGQAIVSNATTVAKEAIAIVPGVVGNQSVVGKVAESVTKNNKSSQKEYVAGSTTAGNIATSSDESTKRAIRAGVVMLAAAGLTGYKLRKGSKK from the coding sequence ATGGAATTTGAAACAAATAAGAGCAAACAACTCAAAAACACCATTGCTTTAACATCGACTTTGGCCTTGCTAGGGGCTGGTGTCGGAGTGCAACAACAGGTAAAGGCAGAGGAATATACTGATCAGACTACTCCTAATACTGGTGCTAGTGATCCTAGTTCACCTAAGGCGACAGCAGAAGAGACGAAAAAAAGTCTTGATGCTAAAGAAGCTAAGCTTGAAAAGCAAAGTTCAGAGTTGGATTCTGTTAATACGGATATCAAAACTACCAACGAACAGATTGCAGCTTTAGAAGCTGATCGTCAAGCTAAAGAGGAAGAGCTTGCAAAGGCAAAGCAAACTCTTGAAACAGTGTCGAGTGCTTCTGAAACAGAATTTAAGGCACTGGTAGATAAGCATAAAGAAGAAATTGCGAAGACTGAAAGTCAAATTCAGGTTGCTCAGGCTACTGAAACGCAAATTGCAAAGCAAGTTAATGCTCAAACTTCCGAAGTAACTGCTGCCACTAATGAAGCAAAAAGATTAGTAGAGAGAGCTGCGGTAGCGAAAAAACAAGTAACTGATTTAAATAATTTGGTTAATAAACCTAAAACTATTGCGACACAGGCAGAAAATGCAACTAAAGCAGTTCAGACTGCCACTGCTGATTTAGCTAAAGCGCAGAATAATCTAACAAATGTTACTAGCACTACAAAAACACAACTTTCAAATGAACTCACTTCCAATCAAAAGAGCCTTGAGAGTAAAAAAGCAGAATTGGCGAAGGTTCAATCTACCGCTGGGAATACAACAGTTAATATTCTAGGTGCAAACAAGATGGTTGCTCCAACGGGCTTCCCTATTACTGAGATTAAGAAGTTAGTGTCAAGTGGTTATATTGGTAGTCAGTCGTATGTTAATGCCTACAACTCTATGAAATCGACCTTAGTTGCAAAAGCAAGTCCTGGTGCTTCAATGAACCACTATGTTGATATTGCTAAGGATTTGAATCGCTTTGTTAATCCAGATAAGTTAACGCCAGAAGTTCAAAATGAGCTAGCACTCTTTGCCGCTGCGATGATTAATTCTGTTCGTCAACAACTTGGTTTACCTCCAGTTGTTGTTTCTGAAGGAGCGCAAGCATTTGTTCGAACTTTAACAACCTCTTATAAAGCAACACACGGAACAAGGGTGCCATCTTTCAATTATGGGCAACCGGGTGTGGCAGGTCACTATGGCGTTGGGCCGCACGATAAAACCTTGATTGAACGAGCAGCAACAAGTGTTGGACTCATTCCAAACGATGATAATATGTATGAAGATATTGGTTTCTTTAATGATGTTCATACAGTTAATGGAATCAAACGTAGTATCTACAACACCATAAAATACATGCTTTTTACTGACCACCTCGATGGAAATACTTTTGGTCATACAGTTAACCTTCTTAGAGTAGATAAATCTAATCCACGTGCTGCAGTACATCTCGGAGTTTCTACAGAGACGGTAGCTGGTCTAGGAACTCACTTTGTCGTTTTCCCAGCGACAAATATCCGCAATGCTAGTCTGTTTAACCAAAAACTGGTTTCTGGCTCTAGCGTAGTAGCGATTGATGTGGCAAAGGTTTCGTCCTTGAAAACAAGCATTGCAAACATTACGAACAAGATTAATTCACTTAAAGGACGCTTAGCGCAAGTTTCATCTGAAGCTCCAGTCAAAGCGGCGCAAAATCAAGTTAATCTTAAAAAATCCCAGTTGACTGCGGCCAAAGCCTTATCAGCATCGTTATCAGCACAGTTAGCAAAACTCAATCAGTCTAAAGATGAATTGAGTAAGCAACTTAAAGTAGCACAAGGAAACCAAGTTGATATTAAAGCTAAACTGGACAAGGCTCTAGGACAACTCTCAAACAAAAAAGTTGACCTTCATAGACTTGAAGCAAAGCAAAAAGCGCTTAAGGCTCAAGTTACTTCTCTAGTTGCTAAAAAAGTTGAACTTAAAAAAGTGTTAGACTTAAACTTAGATCCAAACCGTAAGGAGCTGGCTAAGCAAAGGTTTAACGCTGCACAGAATGGTTTGAAACAGACTACAGCGTCATTAGCTGAGAAGAATAAACAGTTAGTCGAGTTGACTTCCTTAAAAGATAAACTTGAAACAGAGATTCATACCACAAGTCGTCATGTCTTTGCTTTAAAAGAACACCTTAAGAAACAGCTTGCAGATGAAGCGATGATAATGGCAAAAGAGTTTAAGTCTGATTCAAACAGTGTTCTTGCTCCGGCTGCTCTCCTTGCGGATGTTGCATCTAAAGTTGAAGAGACAGCTTCAAACTTTGTTGCTAAAACAGGTCAAGCGATTGTTTCGAATGCAACTACTGTTGCAAAAGAAGCTATTGCGATTGTTCCAGGTGTTGTTGGCAATCAAAGTGTTGTTGGAAAAGTCGCTGAGAGTGTGACTAAAAATAATAAATCTAGCCAAAAAGAATACGTGGCTGGTTCGACAACAGCAGGTAATATTGCAACATCAAGTGATGAAAGCACAAAACGTGCTATCCGTGCGGGAGTAGTTATGTTGGCGGCTGCTGGTTTAACCGGATATAAGCTTCGTAAAGGTAGTAAAAAATAA
- the rpsL gene encoding 30S ribosomal protein S12 codes for MPTINQLVRKPRKSKIEKSDSPALNIGYNSHKKVHTKMSAPQKRGVATRVGTMTPKKPNSALRKFARVRLSNLIEVTAYIPGIGHNLQEHSVVLIRGGRVKDLPGVRYHIVRGALDTAGVADRKQGRSKYGAKRPKG; via the coding sequence ATGCCTACAATTAACCAGTTGGTACGTAAACCACGTAAATCTAAAATTGAAAAATCAGATTCACCAGCTTTAAACATTGGTTACAACAGTCATAAAAAAGTTCACACTAAAATGTCTGCCCCACAAAAACGTGGAGTTGCAACACGTGTTGGAACTATGACACCTAAAAAACCTAACTCAGCCCTTCGTAAATTCGCTCGTGTACGTTTGAGCAACCTTATCGAAGTGACAGCATACATCCCAGGTATTGGACACAACTTGCAAGAACACAGTGTTGTTCTTATTCGTGGTGGACGTGTAAAAGACCTTCCAGGGGTACGTTACCATATCGTTCGTGGTGCACTTGATACTGCAGGTGTTGCTGATCGTAAACAAGGCCGTTCTAAATACGGTGCTAAACGTCCAAAAGGATAA
- the purR gene encoding pur operon repressor, whose product MKLRRSERMVVISNYLINNPYKLTSLNTFATKYEAAKSSISEDIAIIKKAFEESNIGEVETLTGASGGVIFTPSISEEEARAIVQDLCQRLSENNRILPGGYIYLSDLLSTPKILQNIGRIIANAFKGQKIDAVMTVATKGVPLANAVANILNVPFVIVRRDLKITEGSTVSVNYASASSDRIEKMFLSKRSLRPNSRVLIVDDFLKGGGTITGMISLLSEFDSHLVGVAVFAENAKEEREDMIYKSLLKVSEIDVKNNKVVVEVGNIFND is encoded by the coding sequence ATGAAATTAAGACGTAGCGAAAGAATGGTTGTTATCTCAAATTACCTGATTAACAATCCCTATAAATTAACTAGTTTAAATACATTTGCAACAAAATATGAAGCAGCAAAGTCTTCTATCTCAGAGGATATTGCTATTATCAAAAAAGCATTTGAAGAGTCAAATATCGGTGAAGTTGAAACCTTGACGGGAGCTAGTGGAGGTGTTATTTTTACGCCAAGCATCTCAGAAGAAGAAGCTAGGGCTATTGTCCAAGATTTGTGTCAACGCCTTTCGGAAAATAACCGTATTTTACCAGGTGGTTACATTTATCTATCTGACCTTTTAAGTACACCAAAAATTTTACAAAATATTGGGCGAATTATTGCTAATGCCTTCAAAGGACAAAAAATAGATGCTGTTATGACAGTTGCTACAAAAGGGGTTCCTTTGGCTAATGCAGTTGCCAATATTCTAAATGTCCCCTTTGTTATAGTTAGACGCGATTTAAAAATAACCGAAGGATCAACAGTATCTGTTAACTATGCTAGTGCCTCTAGCGACCGTATTGAAAAAATGTTTTTATCAAAACGTAGTTTACGACCAAATAGTAGGGTACTTATTGTAGATGACTTTCTTAAAGGTGGAGGAACTATCACAGGGATGATTAGCTTACTATCTGAGTTTGATAGTCATTTAGTGGGAGTAGCGGTCTTTGCAGAGAATGCTAAAGAAGAGCGTGAAGACATGATTTACAAGTCGCTTCTGAAAGTTTCAGAGATTGATGTAAAGAATAATAAAGTCGTTGTTGAAGTGGGGAATATTTTTAATGATTGA
- the fusA gene encoding elongation factor G yields MAREFSLAKTRNIGIMAHVDAGKTTTTERILYYTGKIHKIGETHEGASQMDWMEQEQERGITITSAATTAQWDGHRVNIIDTPGHVDFTIEVQRSLRVLDGAVTVLDAQSGVEPQTETVWRQATEYKVPRIVFANKMDKIGADFLYSVSTLHDRLQANAHPIQLPIGSEDDFSGIIDLIKMKAEIYTNDLGTDIREEEIPAEYVDQANEYREKLIEAVAETDEELMMKYLEGEEITNEELVEGIRKATINVEFFPVLCGSAFKNKGVQLMLDAVIDYLPSPLDIPAIKGVNPDTDEEETRPASDEEPFAALAFKIMTDPFVGRLTFFRVYSGILESGSYVMNTSKNKRERIGRILQMHANTRKEIEKVYAGDIAAAVGLKNTTTGDSLTDEKAKVILESIDVPEPVIQLMVEPKSKADQDKMGVALQKLAEEDPTFRVETNVETGETVIAGMGELHLDVLVDRMKREFKVEANVGAPQVSYRETFRASTQARGFFKRQSGGKGQFGDVWIEFTPNEEGKGFEFENAIVGGVVPREFIPAVEKGLIESMANGVLAGYPLVDVKAKLYDGSYHDVDSSETAFKIAASLALKEAAKSAQPAILEPMMLVTITAPEDNLGDVMGHVTARRGRVDGMEARGNVQVVRAYVPLAEMFGYATILRSATQGRGTFMMVFDHYEDVPKSVQEEIIKKNHGE; encoded by the coding sequence ATGGCTCGCGAATTTTCACTAGCAAAAACTCGTAATATTGGTATCATGGCTCACGTTGATGCCGGTAAAACAACTACAACAGAGCGTATTCTTTACTATACTGGTAAAATCCATAAAATTGGTGAAACTCACGAAGGTGCGTCACAAATGGACTGGATGGAGCAGGAACAAGAACGTGGTATTACAATCACATCAGCTGCGACAACTGCACAATGGGACGGTCACCGTGTTAATATCATTGACACACCAGGACACGTAGACTTCACAATTGAAGTTCAACGTTCACTTCGTGTACTTGATGGAGCAGTTACCGTTCTTGATGCACAATCAGGTGTTGAACCTCAGACAGAAACAGTTTGGCGTCAAGCAACTGAGTATAAAGTTCCACGTATCGTTTTTGCTAATAAAATGGATAAAATCGGTGCTGACTTCCTTTACTCAGTAAGCACACTTCATGATCGTCTTCAAGCAAATGCTCATCCAATTCAATTACCAATTGGTTCTGAAGATGACTTCTCTGGTATCATCGACTTAATCAAAATGAAAGCCGAAATCTATACTAACGATTTAGGTACAGATATCCGTGAGGAAGAAATTCCTGCAGAATATGTAGATCAAGCAAATGAATACCGTGAAAAATTAATTGAAGCAGTTGCAGAAACTGATGAAGAATTAATGATGAAGTATCTTGAAGGTGAAGAAATCACTAATGAAGAACTTGTTGAAGGTATCCGTAAGGCTACTATCAATGTTGAATTTTTCCCAGTTCTTTGTGGTTCAGCTTTCAAAAATAAAGGTGTTCAATTAATGCTTGATGCTGTTATTGACTACCTTCCAAGCCCGCTTGATATCCCTGCAATCAAAGGTGTTAATCCAGACACAGACGAAGAAGAAACACGTCCAGCATCTGATGAAGAGCCGTTTGCAGCTCTTGCCTTCAAGATTATGACTGACCCATTTGTAGGTCGTTTAACCTTCTTCCGTGTTTACTCTGGTATCCTTGAAAGTGGTTCATACGTAATGAACACTTCAAAAAATAAACGTGAACGTATCGGTCGTATCCTTCAAATGCATGCAAACACTCGTAAAGAAATTGAAAAAGTGTATGCTGGAGATATCGCTGCTGCAGTTGGTTTGAAAAACACTACAACTGGTGATTCATTAACTGATGAAAAAGCTAAAGTTATCCTTGAGTCAATTGATGTTCCAGAACCAGTTATCCAATTAATGGTAGAGCCTAAATCAAAAGCTGACCAAGATAAAATGGGTGTTGCTCTTCAAAAACTTGCTGAAGAAGATCCTACTTTCCGTGTTGAAACAAACGTTGAAACTGGTGAAACAGTTATCGCTGGTATGGGTGAGCTTCACTTAGACGTTCTTGTTGACCGTATGAAACGTGAATTTAAGGTGGAAGCAAATGTAGGTGCACCTCAAGTATCTTACCGTGAAACATTCCGTGCTTCAACTCAAGCTCGTGGATTCTTCAAACGCCAATCTGGTGGTAAGGGTCAATTCGGTGATGTTTGGATCGAATTTACACCAAATGAAGAAGGTAAAGGATTTGAGTTTGAAAATGCTATCGTTGGTGGTGTTGTTCCACGTGAATTTATCCCAGCTGTAGAAAAAGGACTTATTGAATCAATGGCAAATGGTGTCCTTGCTGGATACCCATTGGTTGACGTAAAAGCTAAACTTTACGATGGTTCATACCATGATGTCGATTCATCAGAAACTGCCTTCAAGATTGCAGCATCACTTGCACTTAAAGAAGCAGCCAAGTCAGCTCAACCAGCAATTCTAGAACCTATGATGCTTGTTACCATTACAGCTCCTGAAGATAACTTAGGAGACGTTATGGGTCACGTTACAGCTCGTCGCGGTCGTGTTGATGGTATGGAAGCTCGTGGTAATGTTCAAGTTGTCCGTGCATATGTTCCACTTGCTGAAATGTTTGGATATGCAACAATCCTTCGTTCTGCTACCCAAGGACGTGGTACATTCATGATGGTATTTGACCATTATGAAGATGTTCCAAAATCTGTACAAGAAGAAATTATCAAAAAAAATCACGGTGAATAA
- a CDS encoding 3'-5' exoribonuclease YhaM family protein, translating to MKINQMKKDQLFEGFYLIKSAEVRKTRAGKDFISFTFQDDSGEISGNLWDAQPYNVEEFVAGKIVHMKGRREVYNGTPQVNQITLRNTREGEPNDPREFREKAPVSVDDVRDYLEQMLFKIENATWQRIVRALYRKFDKEFYTYPAAKTNHHAFESGLAYHTATMVRLADSIGDIYPELNKSLLFSGIMLHDLAKVLELTGPDHTEYTVRGNLIGHISLINEEITKVINELQIDDTKEEVTVLRHLILSHHGQLEYGSPVRPRIMEAEMLHMIDNIDANMMMMLTALNRVGEGEMTNRIFAMDNRSFYKPKY from the coding sequence ATGAAAATTAACCAAATGAAGAAAGACCAACTGTTTGAGGGCTTTTATCTGATTAAATCAGCAGAAGTAAGAAAAACAAGAGCGGGTAAGGATTTTATTTCCTTTACTTTTCAAGATGATTCTGGTGAAATTTCAGGCAATCTTTGGGATGCACAACCCTACAATGTAGAGGAATTTGTGGCTGGAAAGATTGTTCATATGAAAGGACGACGAGAAGTTTATAATGGGACACCTCAGGTTAACCAAATTACCCTCCGTAATACAAGAGAAGGAGAGCCAAATGATCCACGTGAATTTAGAGAGAAGGCTCCAGTGAGTGTTGATGATGTTCGCGATTACTTAGAGCAAATGCTTTTTAAAATTGAAAATGCAACTTGGCAAAGAATTGTTAGGGCGCTTTATCGAAAATTTGACAAGGAATTTTATACTTATCCAGCTGCCAAAACCAATCATCATGCTTTTGAGTCGGGCCTAGCTTATCATACTGCAACTATGGTTCGTTTAGCAGACAGTATTGGGGATATTTATCCCGAATTAAATAAGAGTCTACTTTTTTCTGGAATAATGCTTCATGACTTAGCAAAAGTATTAGAGTTGACAGGTCCAGATCATACAGAATATACTGTTCGAGGAAACCTAATTGGCCATATTTCTTTAATCAATGAAGAAATCACAAAAGTCATAAATGAACTGCAAATTGATGATACGAAAGAAGAAGTTACTGTCCTTAGACATTTGATTTTGAGTCATCATGGTCAACTGGAGTATGGTAGTCCGGTTCGGCCGAGGATTATGGAAGCTGAAATGTTGCACATGATTGACAATATTGATGCCAATATGATGATGATGTTAACAGCTCTGAATCGTGTCGGAGAAGGCGAGATGACAAATCGGATTTTTGCGATGGACAACCGCTCATTTTACAAACCGAAGTACTAA
- a CDS encoding 5'-nucleotidase, lipoprotein e(P4) family, giving the protein MKIQKQFLNLMLPLTLFLLVGCANNGHLNQNSKKNISPQDKVSLTYDKARSKENTMSVLWYQNSEEAKALYLQGYQLATDRLKSQLEQKSDKPYSIVLDIDETVLDNSPYQAQNIKEGTTFNPKSWDNWVQKKQAKPVAGAKEFLQFADQNGVQIYYISDRTVKQIDATVENLKKEDIPVQDRSHFLFMEEGMKSKESRRQKVKENTNLILLFGDNLVDFADFSKKSHPDRQKLLNELHEEFGRKFIIFPNPMYGSWESALYEGKYPAAKEQMRLRDAALKGFND; this is encoded by the coding sequence ATGAAAATTCAAAAACAGTTTCTTAATCTTATGCTGCCTCTAACACTTTTTCTTTTGGTTGGATGTGCCAATAATGGCCACTTAAACCAGAATTCTAAAAAGAATATCTCCCCTCAAGATAAGGTAAGTTTGACTTATGATAAGGCACGTTCCAAAGAAAACACGATGTCAGTTTTGTGGTATCAAAATTCTGAAGAGGCAAAAGCGTTGTATCTTCAAGGTTATCAATTGGCAACGGACAGATTAAAAAGTCAATTAGAACAAAAAAGTGACAAGCCTTATTCCATTGTTTTAGATATTGATGAAACTGTTTTGGATAACAGTCCTTATCAAGCTCAAAATATAAAAGAGGGGACTACTTTTAATCCTAAATCTTGGGATAACTGGGTTCAGAAAAAACAAGCTAAGCCTGTCGCTGGTGCAAAAGAGTTTCTACAATTTGCGGACCAAAACGGTGTTCAAATATACTACATTTCAGATCGCACAGTAAAACAAATAGACGCTACTGTGGAAAATCTCAAAAAAGAAGATATCCCAGTTCAAGATCGAAGTCATTTCTTATTCATGGAAGAAGGCATGAAATCAAAGGAAAGTAGACGTCAAAAAGTAAAGGAAAATACAAATCTCATCCTGTTATTTGGGGATAACTTAGTAGATTTTGCAGATTTTTCTAAGAAATCACATCCTGATAGACAGAAGCTATTAAATGAACTCCATGAGGAATTTGGAAGAAAATTCATTATCTTTCCAAATCCAATGTATGGATCATGGGAAAGTGCACTTTATGAAGGGAAGTACCCTGCCGCTAAAGAACAGATGAGATTACGAGATGCAGCCCTAAAAGGCTTTAACGACTGA
- the rpsG gene encoding 30S ribosomal protein S7 codes for MSRKNQAPKREVLPDPLYHSKIVTRLINRVMLDGKRGTAATIVYDAFATIKEATGNDALEVFETAMENIMPVLEVRARRVGGSNYQVPVEVRPERRTTLGLRWLVNASRARGEHTMKERLAKEIMDAANNTGASVKKREDTHKMAEANRAFAHFRW; via the coding sequence ATGAGTCGTAAAAATCAAGCGCCTAAGCGTGAAGTATTACCAGATCCATTATATCATTCAAAAATTGTAACACGTCTTATCAACCGTGTTATGCTTGATGGTAAACGTGGTACAGCTGCTACTATCGTATACGATGCTTTTGCAACAATTAAAGAAGCAACAGGAAATGATGCTTTAGAAGTTTTTGAAACAGCAATGGAAAATATCATGCCTGTACTTGAAGTACGTGCACGTCGTGTTGGTGGATCAAACTACCAAGTTCCAGTTGAAGTTCGTCCAGAACGTCGTACAACTTTAGGTCTTCGTTGGTTAGTTAACGCATCACGTGCTCGTGGTGAACACACTATGAAAGAGCGTCTTGCAAAAGAAATCATGGATGCCGCTAACAATACAGGTGCGTCAGTTAAAAAACGTGAAGATACTCACAAAATGGCTGAAGCTAACCGTGCCTTTGCACACTTCCGTTGGTAA